A genomic stretch from Bradyrhizobium sp. 195 includes:
- a CDS encoding GNAT family N-acetyltransferase, producing MPLIVRDATLVDAEDILAIYNYAALNTTAVWTDGPADLGSRREWMLARQDAGFPVLVAMKGRDVVGFASFGDFRPFPGYRHTVENSVYVDERHHRAGIGRCLVAALIERATAMNKHAMIAGIDGTNVASIALHASLGFAEVARMPEVGCKFGRWLDLVFMQKLLASSVRP from the coding sequence ATGCCGCTGATCGTACGGGACGCAACGCTGGTGGATGCCGAAGATATTTTGGCCATCTACAACTACGCCGCGCTCAACACCACCGCGGTCTGGACCGACGGGCCGGCCGATCTGGGTTCGCGGCGTGAATGGATGCTGGCGCGACAGGACGCCGGCTTTCCCGTGCTGGTCGCGATGAAGGGCAGGGATGTCGTCGGCTTCGCCTCCTTCGGCGATTTCCGCCCGTTTCCCGGCTATCGCCACACCGTGGAGAACTCCGTGTATGTTGACGAGCGGCACCACAGGGCTGGTATCGGGCGCTGCCTTGTGGCTGCGCTGATCGAGCGCGCCACCGCCATGAACAAGCACGCGATGATCGCCGGCATCGACGGCACCAACGTCGCCTCGATCGCGCTGCACGCCTCGCTCGGCTTCGCCGAGGTCGCGCGCATGCCGGAGGTCGGCTGCAAGTTCGGCCGCTGGCTCGACCTCGTCTTCATGCAGAAGCTGCTTGCAAGCAGCGTGAGGCCCTGA
- a CDS encoding GNAT family N-acetyltransferase, translating into MQIRSGDTFDPRVIALLDFHVTAAREQTASGSAHALDLAGLRAPDIAFWTGWDGELLVATGALKALSTSHGEVKSMHTLQTTRRRGFGGEMLRHLITEARARGLKRLSLETGSWDYFKPALALYQAHGFVLCGPFEFYVEDPNSLFLTLDLSC; encoded by the coding sequence ATGCAGATCCGTAGCGGCGACACCTTCGATCCGCGCGTCATCGCGCTCCTTGATTTTCACGTCACGGCAGCGCGGGAGCAGACCGCGTCGGGCAGCGCGCATGCGCTCGATCTGGCGGGCCTTCGCGCGCCGGATATCGCGTTCTGGACTGGATGGGACGGCGAGCTACTGGTTGCCACCGGCGCGCTGAAGGCGCTCTCGACCAGCCATGGCGAGGTGAAGTCGATGCACACGCTTCAGACCACACGGCGGCGCGGCTTCGGCGGCGAGATGTTGCGCCACCTCATCACGGAGGCCCGCGCGCGCGGCCTGAAGCGGCTGAGCCTCGAGACCGGCTCGTGGGACTATTTCAAGCCGGCGCTTGCGCTCTACCAAGCGCACGGCTTCGTCCTCTGCGGCCCGTTCGAATTCTATGTCGAGGATCCCAACAGCCTGTTCCTGACGCTCGACCTGAGCTGCTGA
- a CDS encoding helix-turn-helix domain-containing protein — MDQQKLDRAIGRRLKTLRTQAGMTLNELAGRSGVSRAMIGRVERAQSSATASLLGKLCAALDVSLSDVVALAEKPPERLVRLADQPHWRDPESGYRRRHASPTDAASGIEIIVVDLPAGARVPYSPWGRNAFTQQLLMLEGAIAVYIDAKTVRLREGDCLDFDVMRAVIFENEAKQDARYVIITRRGSAYGKM; from the coding sequence ATGGACCAGCAGAAACTCGACCGCGCGATCGGTCGCCGCTTGAAGACGCTGCGGACGCAAGCGGGCATGACGTTGAACGAGCTCGCTGGCCGTTCCGGTGTTAGCCGGGCCATGATCGGGCGGGTCGAGCGGGCGCAGAGCAGCGCCACGGCTTCGCTGCTCGGCAAGCTTTGCGCCGCGCTCGACGTATCGCTGAGCGACGTGGTCGCGCTCGCCGAGAAACCGCCGGAGCGGCTGGTGCGCCTCGCCGACCAGCCGCATTGGCGCGATCCCGAGAGCGGCTATCGAAGGCGGCACGCCTCACCGACGGATGCGGCCAGCGGCATCGAGATCATCGTCGTCGACCTGCCGGCCGGCGCGCGGGTGCCGTACAGCCCCTGGGGCCGCAACGCCTTCACCCAGCAGCTGCTGATGCTGGAAGGTGCGATCGCCGTGTACATCGACGCCAAGACGGTGCGCCTGCGCGAGGGCGACTGCCTGGATTTCGACGTGATGCGCGCGGTGATCTTCGAGAACGAAGCCAAACAGGATGCGCGTTACGTCATCATCACGCGGCGCGGCTCTGCCTACGGGAAAATGTGA